The DNA window CACTGGGTGGCATCAATGTTTTAGTTtatggaaaaataaaattttaccgacttgatatttttaataatctattattttagtATGACTCAAAGATTAAATTGTTATAAACAAaggtaaaattttatttataacaacTTCATAGGGACTCACATTATATCTTCTTATGTTCTAGCACTTGTTTCTTTTATAATATGTCATAAATTCTTAGTGCCATAGATCTAAATTCTACTTCAACGCTTTATCGAACAACTGAACTTTGCTTCTTACTTCTCCAACCAACAAGATTTTCTCACAAGAAGATACAATAGTCTGAAGTAGACCTTATATCGATCAATGAACCTGCATAATCAAAATTAATGTAAGTATATATAGTTAGagtactatttattttaaataagagTCTCATTTGATGTTCCTTTTGGATTTGCAACATTATGCAAAACAACATGGAGTTTGATTAAGCTAGTTCTGGTGCAGAAGGGTCACAAGTGAAATCCGATGTTCCAACATGTGTTTTGTAAAATTTGATCACTTGGGATTCTCATATTTAGGAGGAAAcctaaatataaagtcattaggTTTAGGAACATGTCTTGAACATCGTAGGGATTGGTGTTCATAAAATACTAAGTGTACTAATTCAAAGTAGTTTTCTTTCTTGGGTAGAGTGTCCTCCAAACATAGGTGTTGTTTGCACCGAACTTGGTTACCAATATCTGatgttattttttttacattGACTTTGTACTGTTGTCCATTTGTGTGTTAAATCTGGTTTAACTTGTTGGACCAGAATTTCCAACATTGTGTTCAACATTTCTCCCATCAGAAATATAATTACAATTGGCACCAAAGCAGGCACCCAAATTTGTTTGGGTGAGCTCTAGGGAGtatatttttctgtttaaatGGACAACACTAAGGATGGAGGTTCAGTCAACATACCACTTATTTTGGATGGCATAAATTATGACTATTAGAAAGTAAAGATGGTTGCTTTTCTTAAATCCATAGACAACAAAACTTGGAAGGTTGTGGTTAAAGGTTGGATACATCATGTGATCACTTCTCAAAATGGTTCTACAATCTTAAATCCTTAAGTTGATTGGTccaaagatgaagatgatgaagctcTTGGAAATGACAAAGCCTTGAATGTCATATTAAATGGTGTTGACAATAATTAGTTCAGACTAATCAACACTTATACTGAAGCTAAAGAAGCTTGTAAGATACTTAAGACTcttcatgaaggcacatccaatgTAAGGATGTCAATACTACATCTCCTCACAGCTgagtttgaaaatttgaaaattatggaTGACGAATCCATATCGGAGTTCAACATTAGATTGCGTGATATAGCCAACAGTTCTTTTGCTTTGGGAAAAAAGATGTCAGAAGAGAAgctggtaagaaagatcctcagatcttCGCCTCGTAAGTTTAACATGAGGGCAACTAATATAGAAGAAGCCCAAGATTTAAGCACTTTGCAGGTTGATGAACTCATTGGGTCCCTACAAACCATTGAAATTTCTATAAATGGAAGATCAGAAAAGAAGAACAAATGTGTAGCCTTTGTATCCAATACTCAAGAGAAGGTAGATAAGGTGATAAGGATACTGAAGATAGTTTTTCAGATGCTATTGCTTTAGTTGGTAAAAAGTTCAACAAAGCTTTGAGAAGACTGGACATAATAACATTATGTGAAAACTGTTACAACACATAGACCACCCTCAAGCACTCGAAAGTGTCAATACACCCATACTTACCAAAACATATATTTAACTacttctcacaacactttaacACAAGaatataagagaaaataaaaaaaacaaatgcaaGGTTAAAGTGTTTTTTATTGGTGCATCTTGTAACGAAGAGTTTGAATCTTTTATATAGCCTTAGACCCCCTCTTCATTTACAAAACTAAGTGATATGGAacttcttcaacatgtatattttcgaCTAACCCCAACATTAAAAAGATATTATGGATATAATTCATGGATTATAGTGAAATTACATATGTCGCAAGTTAACTTGCAACACAAGTCAAATCAAAGTTAGTTAATGTCATTGTAAGGTTAAGTAGCTAGTTGAGAGTGTAATTAGTTTTGTTAATTCAATTTAGATACACATTGCTTCATTCAATTCTCTAAAAGCATACCTTACTTTCATTTTCTCTAATATTATCATTCGATCTTTCTTTCTTGTCAAGTTATCTCAACAAACAAGTCAATATGCTAAAAAATATAAGGTTTCAAAATTTATTGAAAGAAGAACTTTACTTTGGTATGCAAAAACCACAACCTTCATACATGCAGAAAGCTATCTTACCAAAAATAGTTGTTCTCTGACCCTATAGTTCACACCATTGTTAATAGTAAAAACTTGTTGTGAATTAAGATAGAAAAAAAACCCATTGGAACACAACCTTTTCAGTTGCTATATATGTCCCACAATCTGACCAAAAACTTTTAGTTTTCACTTGATCATAGGATAGGGCCCTTAATTGTTTTATATTCTCTACTGGAATtttatttacatatattattgttgttatggCTTCTTTGGTGTGTGAGAATTTATCGTTTTATGATAAGTTACGTTAAGGTTATGTACCGAAAATAGATAAAAGGTTCAACGTATAGtggaatataattatataattacccAAAGGTAAGTTCTACCTAATTTAAGGTTTATCTATATTTGGTGTTTTGAGTTTCAAAGGTCTTTTTAGTAGATCCAAGCATAAGTTTTAAACCATATTTATAGTTAAAATATCATTTTCTTTATCCAAACAACTAATTTTCAACAAAATTACAAATCAAAACATCGATTAATTCATTCTTGTAAATTATGTGTCTCTAATCTCACTGAATTGCATGTTGAAGTGTTAATCTTACATGTACATCCCTTACTCCACCTATTAAAGACCTTTATTGTTGTATAATATCTTTTACAACAAAATTCATTAGCATATCATGTGAATACGACTTTTAAGCCAACCCAATAAAAGTCACAAAAGCAACCATGTGAATACGGCTTGCTCTTCCCCGACCTGAGCCTCATCTTTTTAGTTAGATACAACATCGACAATTCGACCACATTTAGAAATGACAAGCTTAATGAAAAGTTTTTGTGCAAAGGTGCTCGAGTTACCCGATAAATCATGTTaattagttgcaattattgatacttgCGTGAAGCAATTGGAGATTTCTCAAGATCTTCCATTGATAACATTCCTTGAAAACTCAATGTGTAGAACAAATTGATAACAAACAGAAGCTTCTCTGAAGCTTGGATCTTAAAGAAAGATCACGAACACATTATAAGTTGTGTTAATGGTGATGAACTCGGCAAGAGAATCAAGGAAAAAGATAGAAGAAGAATATTCCATGGATAGAAAACGGTTATGAATCATTTAAGAGTAACATAATTCTTATTGATTGAATTGAAGTTGTTACAAGATAGATTATATATATACAAGATAAGATAACTTTTGAATGGTTAACTGAAGCTATACATGGAACTTTTCTATTGGCTAATCTAATATACACTATAAGTATAGTACAAAGTGTATACGTATACTAACAGCCCCCCTCAAGTTAGACTATGTATGTCATAAAGTCCCAACTTAACAAAAGATTTATTCAAGGCAGGAGAGTGAAGAGGTTTGGTTAGCATGTCACCCAGTTCATCATGAGTAGAAATAGGGAGCAAATggatgagtttggattgaattttatCACGAATAACATGGAAATCTAACTCAATATTCTTACTACGTTCATGGAAGGTAGAATTGTGAGCCAAGTAAATGGTGGATTTGTTGTCACATTACACAGAAGCAGGATGAGTGAATTCAATGAGAAAGTCACGAAacagggagtgcaaccattgaaGTTCACATGTAATGGAAGCCAGGGCCCTATATTCAGCTTTAGTGGACGATCGAGATACAGTGTGTTGTTTCTTGGATTTCCAGCACAATGGAGAATCTCCTAACATCATACAATAGCCAATTATGGATTTCCTTGTACTAGGGCTTCGTGCCCAATCTGAATCTGCAAAACCCAACAGCTTTAATGGACTAGAGGAAGAAAATAGAAAACCAGTAGCAGGCACAAATTTTAAGTATCTCAGGACATGAGTTGCACCTTGAAAATGAGGCACACGAGGTTGAGACATAAACTGACTCAAGTGTTGTACAAAAAAGGAAATACCTGGTCTTGAATTGGTCAGATAGATTAGTCTCCCAATCAACCTCCGGTAAGAAGATGGATCTTCCAATAGAGCACCTTCATCAATAGAGAGTTTTAGGTTAGGATCAAAAGACACTGAAAATGGTTTGGCAGCCAGAACACCAGCTTCTTGTAGAAGTTCAAGGGTGTACTTCCTTTGATTCAAAAAAATGCCTTCTTTTGATCTAGCTATctcaaaacccaaaaaaatatctCAACTGCCCAAGGTCTTTAATTCTGAACTATTGATTCAAAAGGTGTTTAACCTGTTTAATCTCAACCAAAGAATTCCCTGCCAGAACAATATCATCGACATAGACCAATAGGGAAGTGAAATTTTGTGCCTCACTCTTAACATATAATGAGTAGTCAGCTTTGGACTGATGGTAGCCAAGAGAAATAAGAAATGTAGACAATTTTGAGTATCATTGTCGACTGGCTTGCTTAaagccatacaatgatttctGCAGCCTGCAAACTTTTGATGATGAATCAGTATGTAAACTAGGAGGAAGAGCCATATATACCTCTTCATGAAAATCTCCATGTAAAAACGCATTGTTTACATCAAACTGTTCCAAGTACCATCCCTTAACGGCTGCAAGAGAGAGTAGAACTCTAACAGTTGTGAGTTTTGCAACAGGAGAGAATGTATCAAATTAATCTATACCTTCCATCTGAGTGTAGCCCTTGGCTACCAACCTGGCTTTATATCTTTCAATAGACCCATCAGCCCTATGCTTGACTTTGTAAACCCAACGATATCCAATAGGAGTCTTCCCAGCAGGTAGATCCGCCACTTTCCAAGTTTGGTTCTCTGCAAGAGATTTTAACTCAACATTCATGGCTTTAATCCAACATTCATGATTAATGGCTTATTTGTATGTTTTAGGTTCAAGATTAGAAGATATGGAACAACAATAGTGTTTATAAGAGGGAGAACGTTTATCATATGAAATGAATGAAGATAGAGGATAGGTAATGTTTGGATTGTGAGGTTTTGGCTTAGGAGTGATATTGGATATATTGTAATGGTGGTAGACTGCAAGGTAACTAGGTGTATTAGAAGTTCGGGTAGATTGCCTAGTAGGAACATTATAGGAGATATGACTCAAAGGATCTTCATTAAGACCATGAGATATAGGAGGTATACTATGGTGAGAGTTTTGTGTGGTATTCAGGTTGTCAAATGAATTAGACAACAAAGGAGAATTAGAAATGTTGGATGGAACAGGACTATTGGTAGAGGGTACAGGACTATTGAGATAGTTAGGGCTGTCCACAGGAAAAGAAAGGACAAAGGTGGATGGAGGAAGGTCTTGTCTGGTATCAGTAGGTTGCCTTAGGGgacttaaaattttaatatcaGGACCACTACTATTAGACTGCTGCTGAAAGCTAGTAGATGGTGTATTATTGTCAAAAGGATTGGACATATCAGTAGAACTAAGATAAGGATGTGAAACATTAGAATCATCATCATAGATGGGACTAGGAGATGGATTATGCTGTGAACTTGAAATTGACTTGTCAAGTTTGAAAGTAAAATAGTGTTGATAAAAGATGACATGTCTAGACACAAAAATATTGTGATGTTGAAGATCATAGAGGATATAGCCTTTTGTGCCATCCTTGAAACCTAGAAACACAGTTTTCCTAGCTCTTGAATCAAATTTTATTCTATGGGACTAATTGGTAGATGCATAGCTTAGACAACCAAAGACTTTAAGATGTATTAATGAGGGAGGTTGGTTGTATAGAAGTTCATAAGGACACTTGAGTTTTATGATAGGAGATGGCAGCATGTTAATGATATGTATGGCATGTTGGACACAAAAATTCCACATGTTAATGGGGATGTTTGAATGAAAAAACAAGGATCTAACTACAttaaatatatgttgatgttTTCTTTCTACCACCCAATTTTGTTGGGGTGTCTCAACACAAGACTTCTGATGAATGACACCTTTAGACAGAAAAAATTCAGATAAGGTAAGAAATTCTGTGCCATTATCTGACCTAAAGTATTTCAAGGTTGTATGGAAATGGTTTTCAATGTATGCAACAAACTTAATGATGCTATTTTTGGTTTGATCTTTGGTTTTGAGGAATATTGTCCAAGTGTACCTACTGTAATCATCAACAAGAgttaaaaaaatatgtatgacCTAACATGGAAATGGTAGAGAAAGGGCCCCATATATCAGCATGAAAATTTTCAAAAGGAGCATGAGATTTAGTTACACTATTAGGAAAAGGAAGATTTTTCTGTTTACTAAAATGACATGAGTCACAAGGGATATCATTAGTACATTTGGAAGGAAtaaaaggattttttttttaaacttgttGTAAACCTATATCAGATATGTGGCCCAATCTGAGGTGCCACAAGTTACAAGGTTTATTAACAGAAGAATGAAAAATAAGAgtatgatttgatgaatcaaGAACATAAAGACCTCTTTGCAGCTTAGTTGTACCAATCATTGCCTTGAAATGATTCTGCACAATTTGGCAAGAATTATTAGTAAAATGTACATAACAATCATTGATATGAGCCAATTTAGCAATGGAGAGTAGGTTAAAATTGAAACTAGGAATATGCAAGACATTATGGAGAGTTAAGGCAGGTGAAATGGCTATACTACCAGAAACAGATGCAGTCACATGTGATCCATCGGGCAAGCTAACATGAATAGGTATAATAGATTTATATGAACTAAATTTTTCTATATCAAAGGCTATATGGTCAGTGGCATCTGTATCAAGAATCCAGAGATGTGGATTCTTACCATTATCAGTATGAGAATGTGAGTTTAGGATAAAGGGAGAGGTTGATATGGAATTGGCTTTGGCATTGGTCTTGGACTGTTGAAGTAATTCCAGGATGTTTTGGTATTGCTCTTGAGTGAATCCAAATAAGGATTGAGATGGAATCTGCTGTGATGATTCCTGACCTACTTTAATAGAGGTAACAAATTGAGACTGAGAAGCTGAGTTAGGAGATTTACCTTTGCCCTTAAATCCTGGAGGATATCCATGTTTGATAAAACATGTCTCAATGGTGTGATTGGTCCTGCCACAGTGAGTGCATACCCTATTGTGCCCCATTTTCTCCACCATATTTTCCTTTGAAGTGAGTGTTTCCATATTTGCCATTGTTGCCGcctgaagaattgaactgaaaccTTGTAGATTCCTAATTGCTATTGTTGGTAGGAGCATTTACAGAGTGCGAATTATTCAACTCCCTTTCTTGTTGGATCACGAGAGAGAAGACCTTATCAATATTCAAAAGGGGATTCATCATCATTATTTT is part of the Vicia villosa cultivar HV-30 ecotype Madison, WI linkage group LG2, Vvil1.0, whole genome shotgun sequence genome and encodes:
- the LOC131649812 gene encoding uncharacterized protein LOC131649812, with the protein product MANMETLTSKENMVEKMGHNRVCTHCGRTNHTIETCFIKHGYPPGFKGKGKSPNSASQSQFVTSIKVGQESSQQIPSQSLFGFTQEQYQNILELLQQSKTNAKANSISTSPFILNSHSHTDNGKNPHLWILDTDATDHIAFDIEKFSSYKSIIPIHVSLPDGSHVTASVSGSIAISPALTLHNVLHIPSFNFNLLSIAKLAHINDCYVHFTNNSCQIVQNHFKAMIGTTKLQRGFKDGTKGYILYDLQHHNIFVSRHVIFYQHYFTFKLDKSISSSQHNPSPSPIYDDDSNVSHPYLSSTDMSNPFDNNTPSTSFQQQSNSSGPDIKILSPLRQPTDTRQDLPPSTFVLSFPVDSPNYLNSPVPSTNSPVPSNISNSPLLSNSFDNLNTTQNSHHSIPPISHGLNEDPLSHISYNVPTRQSTRTSNTPSYLAVYHHYNISNITPKPKPHNPNITYPLSSFISYDKRSPSYKHYCCSISSNLEPKTYK